Proteins from one Rhinolophus ferrumequinum isolate MPI-CBG mRhiFer1 chromosome 15 unlocalized genomic scaffold, mRhiFer1_v1.p scaffold_54_arrow_ctg1_1, whole genome shotgun sequence genomic window:
- the WDR90 gene encoding LOW QUALITY PROTEIN: WD repeat-containing protein 90 (The sequence of the model RefSeq protein was modified relative to this genomic sequence to represent the inferred CDS: inserted 2 bases in 1 codon; deleted 1 base in 1 codon), translating to MARVWQHPFLNVFRHFKVHEWKRSTKEGDVAAVMDKTLKCTVYRIRGSVSASNYIQLPKTSTQSLGLTGRYLYVLFRPMSTKHFVIHLDVSTEDGQVIRVSLSNLFKEFKSTATWLQFPFVCEAGTSRKDLAGVAPPAARWTCLQLDLHDIVLVYLNRRHSHLKSVRLCANLLVRGLYTSDLCFDPAVTVAEAQRAKLPVTPMPREMAFPVPKGESWHDRYVHIRFPSGSSAALSEPVQRSCSPSEAVFPRHMPQLLPRPAAFSKCRQDSASPVVQMLGPTAVSACALRDGTRRGSPMVSRTLXPPQTCRAPSAPGPLPENGLSCERTEVSSVVGASGRSQEPSACVEATDGRTAGRDLQVSAHKLAAVPTAPEDVAIRESFLPDPVLRLKGVIGLGGHSTKWALWTKDGTAVVYPCHAVIVVLRTDTREQRFFLGHTDKVSALALDGSSSLLASAQAGAPSMLRLWDFQTGGCLSLFRSPVHTISSLSFSGSGALLCGVGKDLHGRTMVVAWGTDQVGRGGQAVVLAKAHTDVDIQAFEVASFDETRMVSCGRGSVRLWRLRSGGLRSCPVDLGEHHALEFTDLAFGQAPDSHMLYVCGRSGHILEIDHQHMAVRHARRLLPTQTPGSPVPRKQTFSSGPGIAISSLSVSQATCAMGSEDGYLRLWPLDFSSVLLEAEHEGPVSSVRLSPDGLRVLSTTSSGHLGFLDIPSREYNVLTRSHTALVLALATEYSRGQLATVSRDHTVRIWDLVTLQQLYDFTSPKEAPCAVAFHPTQPAFFCGFSSGAVRSFSLEAAEVLVDHRCHRGAIAGLVASPDGSFLFSTCSQGTLAQYDCTTTHCRVQHVAANVVCQDARPGSNALAVSGDSRLLAFVGPSKYTVTIMDAASLDDLLRVDVSTLDLAGSHLDSAVAICFGPAPPSHLLVSTSSRVVVLDSTSGRMVRELSGAHPVACPSLALSGDARFLLTAADRAIKVWDYSTQAGPSCQVYIGHSEPVQAVAFIPGQQQLLSVGDAIFLWDILTLPEKSPPGSVLDSPGAPQTCEAGLNTRQLEDSVLGASGLPRRQVPMPSQTPPPQLGMCAGPCESGDGAFSVSDEEGSPEESHSAKGFHQTSGPPMLVQKEACGAGDGAWVASGHPWGLGMPPSSCDQPRKQGTWSIRRAGAQPAARPDSYKHFTARYKSSLTAKNVSSPPAGAERLRLKAVIGYNGNGRANLTWRPDTGFFAYTCGCLVVVEDLHSGAQQHWLGHPEEISTLALSHDAQVLASASGCGGATSCCQIRIWAVPGGSCQQLLSYHCTAVQALAFSLDDRLLVTLGDYGDRTLALWSTATYELVSSIPLPEPVHGVAFSPWGAGELACVGQGTLTLWLMQQRGADVSLQVHHRDPIPEAVGAGELTSLCYGAEPLLYCGSNAGQVCVWDTHAGRCFLTWEADDGEIGVLLCAGSRLVSGSNTRRLRLWAVGAVPELRRKGSGARSSSVFMERELTVDGAVVSAVFHSSMDMGVVGTTAGTLWYVSWAEGTSTRLISGHRSKVNEVAFSPRETHCATCGDDGSVRVWSLASMELVIQFQVLNQSCLCLAWSPPSCGRPEQQRVAAGYSDGTLRVFSIPQTAMELKMHPHPAALTAIVFSADGQTILSGDKDGLVAVNRPRTGMTFRVLSDHRGAPISTIQSTSKEYGDFGVDGTDLWLAASGDQRVSVWASDWLRDRCELVDWLSFPAPTLMEAPGCPPPSLAAFCPWDKALLVCAGLGPHLEVVFYSLRQKQVVDKIPLPFCAVSLSLSPGPRLLAIGFAERVLRLVDCVSGAAQDFIGHDDWVQLCRFSPSASLLFTAAHNEILVWEVTGC from the exons ATGGCGCGAG TGTGGCAGCACCCATTCCTCAATGTCTTCAGACACTTCAAGGTGCACGAGTGGAAGCGGTCCACGAAGGAGGGGGACGTGGCCGCCGTGATG GACAAGACCCTAAAGTGCACGGTGTATCGTATTCGGGGCTCTGTCTCAGCCAGCAATTACATCCAGCTCCCCAAAACCAGCACCCAGTCCCTGGGGCTGACAGGACGATACCTGTACGTGCTCTTCCGACCCATGTCCACCAAGCACTTTGTCATCCACCTGGACGTGTCCACCGAG gacGGCCAGGTCATACGCGTGTCCCTTTCCAACCTCTTCAAGGAGTTCAAGTCCACAGCCACATGGCTTCAATTCCCTTTCGTCTGTGAGGCTGGGACATCCAGGAAAG ACCTGGCAGGTGTGGCTCCCCCGGCTGCCCGCTGGACCTGCCTGCAGCTGGACCTGCACGACATCGTCTTGGTCTACCTGAATCGGCGCCACAGCCATCTCAAGAGTGTTCGGCTGTGTGCCAACCTGTTGGTCCGGGGCCTCTACACCAGCGACCTGTGCTTTGACCCAG CTGTCACTGTCGCCGAGGCCCAGCGGGCAAAGCTGCCCGTCACCCCTATGCCAAGAGAAATGGCGTTCCCAGTGCCAAAGGGAGAGAGCTGGCATGACCGCTACGTCCATATCCG GTTTCCAAGTGGCAGCTCAGCAGCCCTCTCTGAGCCAGTGCAGAGGAGCTGTTCCCCTTCGGAGGCAG TCTTCCCGAGGCACATGCCACAGCTTCTTCCTCGCCCGGCGGCCTTCAGCAAGTGCAGACAGGACAGCGCGTCCCCCGTGGTCCAGATGCTGGGCCCCACAGCAGTGAGTGCCTGTGCCCTCAGAGATGGGACTCGGAGG GGTAGCCCCATGGTCTCACGGACACT TCCCCCACAGACCTGCCGGGCCCCCTCGGCACCCGGACCCCTTCCAGAGAACGGCCTGTCCTGTGAGCGCACAGAGGTATCCAGTGTGGTTGGTGCCAGTGGCCGCAGCCAAGAGCCATCGGCCTGTGTGGAGGCCACTGACGGGCGTACTGCGGGCCGTGACCTTCAGGTGTCTGCCCATAAGTTGGCTGCAGTGCCCACGGCCCCAGAGGATGTGGCCATCCGCGAG AGCTTCCTGCCGGATCCCGTCCTGAGGCTCAAGGGGGTCATTGGCCTTGGGGGCCACAGCACCAAATGG GCCCTTTGGACCAAGGATGGGACCGCCGTTGTGTACCCCTGCCACGCGGTCATTGTGGTCCTGCGCACTGACACCCGGGAGCAGCGCTTCTTCCTCGGCCACACGGACAAG GTCTCCGCCCTGGCGCTGGACGGGAGCAGCTCCCTGCTAGCCTCAGCCCAGGCAGGGGCGCCCAGCATGCTGCGCCTCTGGGATTTCCAGACTGGGGGCTGCCTGTCCCTGTTCCGGAGCCCTGTCCACACAATCAGCTCCCTCAG CTTCTCCGGCAGCGGGGCACTACTCTGCGGCGTTGGCAAGGACCTGCACGGGAGGACG ATGGTGGTGGCGTGGGGCACGGACCAGGTGGGACGCGGTGGACAGGCCGTCGTTCTCGCCAAAGCGCACACTGACGTTGACATCCAGGCTTTCGAGGTTGCCTCTTTCGATGAGACCAG GATGGTGTCGTGTGGGCGGGGCAGTGTGCGGCTATGGCGGCTGCGCAGTGGGGGACTCCGCTCCTGCCCTGTGGACCTGGGGGAGCACCATGCCCTGGAGTTCACGGACCTGGCCTTTGGGCAGGCCCCGGACAGCCATATGCT CTACGTGTGCGGCCGCAGTGGCCACATCCTGGAGATTGACCATCAGCACATGGCCGTGCGGCACGCTCGCCGCCTCCTGCCCACGCAGACCCCAGGCAGCCCCGTCCCCCGGAAGCAGACCTTCAGCTCGG gccctggcatcGCCATCAGCAGCCTGAGCGTCTCCCAGGCCACGTGTGCCATGGGCTCCGAGGACGGCTACCTGCGCCTCTGGCCCCTGGACTTCTCCTCTGTGCTCCTGGAGGCAG AGCACGAGGGCCCCGTCAGCTCGGTCCGCCTCAGCCCTGACGGCCTGCGTGTGCTGTCCACTACCTCCTCTGGCCACTTGGGCTTCCTGGACATACCGTCTCGGGAGTACAACGTGCTGACACGCTCCCACACGGCCCTGGTGCTGGCCCTTGCCACCGAGTACAGCCGGGGGCAGCTGGCCACCGTGTCCCGGGACCACACTGTCCGCATCTGGGACCTGGTGACCCTGCAGCAG ctcTATGACTTCACATCGCCCAAGGAGGCCCCATGTGCAGTTGCCTTCCACCCCACGCAGCCAGCCTTCTTCTGTGGCTTCAGCAGTGGCGCCGTCCGCTCCTTCAGCCTGGAGGCCGCCGAGGTCCTGGTGGACCACAG GTGTCACCGAGGAGCCATCGCTGGCCTGGTTGCCAGCCCCGACGGCAGCTTCTTGTTCAGCACCTGCTCTCAGGGCACCCTGGCCCAATACGACTGTACCACCACCCACTGCCGAGTACAGCACGTGGCAG CTAACGTGGTGTGCCAGGATGCCCGCCCAGGTTCCAACGCCCTGGCGGTCAGTGGGGACAGCCGCCTGCTGGCCTTCGTGGGTCCTTCTAAGTACACAGTGACCATCATGGATGCAGCCTCGCTGGATGAT CTGTTGCGAGTTGACGTCAGCACCCTGGACCTGGCCGGCAGCCACCTGGACTCGGCTGTAGCCATCTGCTTCGGCCCTGCACCCCCTAGCCACCTGCTGGTGTCCACGTCATCCAGGGTGGTGGTGCTGGACTCCACATCGGGCCGCATGGTCCGGGAG CTGTCTGGTGCCCACCCTGTGGCCTGCCCCTCCCTGGCTCTCAGCGGGGATGCCCGCTTTCTGCTGACAGCCGCCGACCGGGCTATCAAGGTGTGGGACTACTCAACGCAGGCTGGCCCTAGCTGCCAG GTGTACATAGGCCACTCAGAGCCCGTGCAGGCTGTGGCCTTCATCCCCGGCCAGCAGCAGCTCCTCAGCGTGGGTGATGCCATCTTCCTCTGGGACATCCTGACCCTCCCTGAGAAGTCGCCCCCAGGAAG TGTCCTAGACTCACCTGGAGCCCCCCAGACCTGTGAGGCTG GCCTGAATACAAGACAGCTGGAGGACTCGGTGTtgggggccagtgggctcccccGCCGGCAGGTGCCCATGCCTTCCCAGACACCGCCGCCCCAGCTGGGCATGTGTGCTGGGCCCTGTGAGAGCGGTGATG gaGCTTTCTCCGTGTCAGATGAAGAAGGATCCCCTGAGGAAAGCCACAGCGCCAAGGGGTTCCACCAGACCTCTGGCCCGCCCATGCTGGTGCAGAAGGAGGCCTGTGGGGCAGGAGATGGGGCCTGGGTGGCTTCAGGGCACCCTTGGGGCCTCGGCATGCCGCCCTCCTCCTGTGACCAGCCCAGGAAGCAGG GGACCTGGAGCATCCGGAGAGCTGGCGCACAGCCTGCTGCCCGCCCAGACTCCTACAAGCACTTCACGGCACGTTACAAGTCCTCCCTCACGGCCAAG AATGTCTCCTCGCCCCCGGCCGGGGCTGAGCGGCTGCGCCTAAAGGCTGTCATAGGCTACAACGGGAACGGGCGGGCCAACCTGACCTGGAGGCCGGACACAG GCTTCTTTGCCTACACGTGCGGCTgcctggtggtggtggaggaCCTGCACTCCGGTGCCCAGCAGCACTGGCTCGGCCACCCTGAGGAGATCTCCACACTCGCCCTCAGCCATGATGCCCAG GTCCTGGCCTCTGCCTCAGGCTGCGGTGGTGCCACCTCCTGCTGCCAGATCCGCATCTGGGCTGTGCCTGGCGGCTCCTGCCAGCAGCTCCTTTCTTACCACTGCACGGCTGTGCAAGCCCTGGCTTTCTCACTGGATGACAGGCTTCTTGTCACACTGG GGGACTATGGGGACCGCACCCTGGCCCTGTGGAGCACAGCGACCTACGAGCTCGTGTCCTCCATCCCCCTCCCGGAGCCGGTGCACGGCGTGGCCTTCAGCCCGTGGGGTGCTGGTGAACTTGCCTGTGTGGGCCAGGGCACCCTCACCTTGTGGCTCATGCAGCAGCGCGGGGCCGACGTCAGCCTCCAG GTGCACCACCGAGACCCCATCCCCGAGGCAGTGGGGGCGGGCGAGCTGACCTCACTGTGCTACGGGGCCGAGCCCCTGCTGTACTGCGGCTCCAATGCTGGCCAGGTCTGTGTCTGGGACACGCATGCTGGCCGCTGCTTCCTGACCTGGGAGGCGGACGACGGTGAGATCG GAGTGCTGCTGTGCGCCGGCTCGCGGCTGGTCAGTGGCAGTAACACCAGGCGGCTGCGCCTGTGGGCCGTGGGAGCCGTGCCAGAGCTGAGGCGCAAGGGCTCAGGTGCCAG GTCTAGCTCCGTGTTCATGGAGCGAGAGCTGACCGTGGACGGGGCCGTCGTGAGCGCCGTCTTCCACAGCAGCATGGACATGGGCGTGGTGGGCACCACAGCGGGCACGCTCTGGTATGTCAGCTGGGCCGAGGGCACCAGCACCCGCCTCATCAGCGGCCACAGGAGCAAG GTGAACGAGGTGGCCTTCAGCCCCAGGGAGACCCACTGCGCCACGTGCGGAGATGACGGGAGCGTGAGGGTGTGGTCTTTGGCCAGCATGGAGCTGGTGATCCAGTTCCAGGTGCTCAACCAG AGTTGCCTCTGCCTGGCTTGGAGCCCACCTTCTTGTGGACGCCCAGAGCAGCAGCGCGTGGCAGCAGGTTACAGTGATGGCACGCTGCGTGTCTTCAGCATCCCCCAAACTGCCATGGAGCTCAAGATGCACCCCCACCCAGCTGCACTGACGGCGATCGTCTTCTCTGCCGAcg GTCAGACCATCCTCTCTGGAGACAAGGATGGGCTTGTGGCTGTGAACCGCCCCCGCACTGGCATGACCTTCCGAGTGCTGAGCGACCACCGGGGGGCCCCGATTTCCACCATCCAGAGCACGAGCAAGGAG TATGGAGACTTCGGGGTGGACGGCACAGACTTGTGGTTGGCCGCCAGCGGGGACCAGCGGGTCAGCGTCTGGGCCTCTGACTGGTTGCGGGACCGCTGTGAGCTCGTGGACTGGCTGAGCTTCCCGGCGCCCACCCTCATGGAG GCTCCAGGCTGCCCGCCGCCGTCCCTCGCTGCCTTCTGCCCCTGGGATAAGGCGTTGCTGGTGTGTGCTGGCCTCGGCCCGCATCTGGAGGTGGTCTTCTACAGCCTCCGCCAGAAACAG GTGGTGGACAAGATCCCTCTGCCTTTCTGTGCCGTGTCCCTGAGCCTGTCGCCCGGGCCCCGCCTGCTGGCCATTGGCTTCGCTG AGCGTGTGCTGCGGTTGGTGGACTGTGTGTCGGGGGCTGCACAGGACTTCATTGGTCACGACGACTGGGTACAGCTCTGCAGGTTCTCCCCATCTGCCAGCCTGCTCTTCACGGCGGCCCACAACGAGATCTTGGTGTGGGAGGTCACGGGCTGTTGA